In the genome of Variovorax sp. PAMC26660, the window GGCCACGAACACGATGATCGCGATGCCCAGCGTCAGTTGCCAGTGGTCGGCCAGCGGGCCCATCACCGCATGCGTCGAGAAGATCTCCTTCAGCAGCGTGAAGGCGATCGCGCCGATCACCGCGCCGCGCAGATGGCCGAGGCCGCCCAAGATCACCATCAGCAGCACCTCGCCCGAGTTGTGCCAGGCCATCAGCTCGGGGTTGACCACGCCATCGCGCGAGGCCAGCAGAAAGCCCGCGAGCCCGGCCAGCGCACCCGCCAGCACGAAGGCCGCGAGCTTGTAACCGTACACCGCGAAGCCCGCCGCACGCATGCGCTGCTCGTTCACGCGGATGCCCGCGAGCGCCGCACCGAAGCGCGAGCGGCGAATGAGCGCCAGCAGGCCATAAGTGAACACCAGCGAGGCCAGCACCACATAGAACAGCACCGTGCGGTTCTCCAGGTCGAGCGCACCGATGGCGGGGCGCACGTACATGTAGATGCCGTCGCTGCCGCCGCCGACCTTGGTGTCGTGGAACACGAAAAAAGCCATCTGCGCAAAGGCCAGCGTCACCATGATGAAGTACACGCCGCGCGTGCGCAGGCTCAAGGCGCCGACGAACAGCGCATACAGCGCCGCCGCGCCCATGGCCAGCGGCAGCAGCAGCGCGAAGTTGCCGCCCTCGCTGCCCGAGGCCAGCACGGTGACATACGCGCCGATGCCGTAGAAGGCCGCATGGCCCAGGCTCACGAGGCCGGTCATGCCCACCAGCAGTTCGAGGCTCAACGCGAAGATCGACAAAATCATGATCTTCACGACGAAGTCGGACATGTAGTTGCCCATCAGCGGGCCCGCCACGCCGATGGCGACGGCGCAGGCCACGGGCACGAGGAATGCGCTCTTCTTCATGACCGCCTCCCCATCAGCCCTTCGGGCTTCCAGATCAGCACGATGGCCATCAGCAGGTAGATGCCGATGCCGCTCAGGTCCGCGAAGAACACCTTGCCGAAGGTGTCGACGAAGCCCACCAGCAGCGAGGCCAGCAGCGCGCCGGTGATCGAGCCGATGCCGCCGATCACCACCAGCACGAAGCAGATGATGAGCACGCTCGCACCCATGTTTGGATACACCGAGGACATGGGCGCCGCGATCATGCCGGCCAGCGCCGCGAGCGCCACCCCGGCCGCGAACACGATGCGGTACAGGCGCTTCACGTCGATGCCCAGGCCACGCACCATGTCGCGGTTGCTGGCACCGGCGCGGATCATCATGCCCAGGCGCGTGCGGTTGACCACCCAGTACAAGCCGACCGCGAGCACGATGCACGCGGCCGATGCGAACAGGCGGTACCACGGGTAGCTCATGACACTGCCCAGCGCGAAGCTGCCGTCGAGCCAGGCCGGCACCTTCACGCCGTGCACGTCGTTGCCGACCAGGATGGAGCGCAACTCCTCGAACACCAGGATGAGCCCGTAGGTCATCAGCACCTGCTGCAGGTGGTCGCGCTGGTAGAGGTAGCTGAAGAAGGCCCATTCGAGCAGGTAGCCGAAGATGGCCGCCAGCACCACGCCGGCCACCAGCATCAGCAGGAACTGGTCGCCGAACAGCGGCGCGAGCGCGAACGCCATGTACGCGCCGATCATGTAGAAGCTGCCGTGGGCAAGGTTGATGACGCCCATGATCCCGAAGATCAGCGTCAGCCCCGAGGCCACGAGGAAAAGCAAAAGCCCGTACTGAACCGAGTTCAGGCACTGGACCAGGAAGGTTCCGAAATCCACCGTGTGAGATCCCAGTTGAATGTGATTGCCGCAAGGCGGCTCGCGGCCCGTGAACTCGGTCGAGGGCAGCGAGGGAACGAGATAACGAAGGCCTCGTGGCCTCTTACATCCGGCAGCCGCGAGCGGGGTCGGCGAGACCCTTCAGCGCAATGCTCACCAGCTTGTTCTCTTTGCCTTCCACCTTGCGCAGGTAGATGTCCTGCACCGGGTTGTGCGACTTGCTCATCGTGAACGTGCCGCGCGGGCTGTCGATCTTGGCCTTCTCGATGGCGCTCGTGAACTCGGCCTTCTTCGAGATGTCGCCCTTGGTGGCGTTCAGGCCCACGCCCAGCATCTGTGCCGCGTCATAGCCCTGCACCGCGTACACGTCGGGCTGCAGCTTGAAGGCCTTGGCGTAGCCGACGCGGAAGGCGTTGTCGCGCGCGGTGTTCAGGCCGTCGGCGTAGTGCAGCGTGGTCAGCATGCCTTGCGCCGATTCGCCCTGTGCATCGAGCGTGCCGTCGGTCAGGAAGCCGGGGCCGTACAGCGGAATGGTCTTGTTCAGGCCCGCGGCCTGGTAGTCCTTGACGAACTTCACCGCGCCGCCGCCCGCGAAGAATGCGTACACCGCATCGGGCTTGGCCGCCGCGATCTCGGTCAGCAGCGCCTGGAACTCCACGTTGGGGAAGGGCAGGGTGAGCTGCTTGTCGACCTTGCCGCCGGCCTTCTCGAAGCCTTCCTTGAAGCCGTTGACCGACTCTTCGCCGGCCGCGTACTTCCAGGTGATCGTCATGATCTTCTTCTTGCCCTGCTGCTTGGCCGCCACTTCGCCCATGGCGTAGGCCGGTTGCCAGTTGCTGAACGAGCTGCGGAAGATGTTGGGCGCGCACATCGGGCCGGTCACCGCGTCGGCGCCGGCGTTCGGCACGATCAGCACGGTGCCGCTTTCCTTGGCGGCCTTGGCCATGGCCATCGCCACGCCCGAGTGCACGGTGCCGACGATCACGTCGACGTTGTCGCGCTTGATGAGCTTGTTGACGTTGTCGGTGGCCTTGGCGGGGTCGGATTCGTCGTCGACCTTGAAGTACTCGATCTCGCGGCCGGCCAGCTTGCCGCCCTGTTCGTCGACGTAGAGCTTGAAGCCGTTCTCGATGGCCACGCCCAGTGCGGTGTAGGTGCCGCTGTAGGGCAGCATCAGGCCGACCTTGAGCTTCGCCGTGCCCTGTGCGCCGGCCGCAGTGGCCAGGGCGGCGAAGGCGATCGCGGTCAGTGCGAGGCGCGCGGTGCGAACCGGGGTGAGGGTGGTCATGGTGTTTGTCTCCTGTTTTTGGTGATGAAAGAAGCGGTTGCGACGGTGACACGTTCCGGCTGATCGCGATGCGGGGAATGCCCGCATTCAGGGATTTCGAGCAGCTCGCAAGTACCACTGACGCGCGCCGCGATGCCGCGGATCTGCGCCAGCGTGCCGTACTCGTCGTCGATGCCCTGCACGGCCAGCACCGGGCAGCGGATGGTGTCGAGTTCGGCCTCGATGTTCCAGTGCCGGAAGGGCGGATGCAGCCAGATGCGGTTCCAGCCCCAGAAGGCGGAATCGGCGCTGTCGTGGTAGCGGGCCAGCTTCTTCGGCAGGTCGGTCGACAGGTACGCAGTGCGGGCAATCTCGATGTTCGCGACGGTCTTGTCTTCCACGAAGATGTGCGGTGCGAGCACCACGAGGCCTTCGACTTTTTCGGGGAAGCGCGAGGCATAGAGCAGCGCGATCGAGCCGCCGTCGCTGTGGCCGAAGAGCCAGGGCTTTTCGTCGCCGAGCTTCAGGGCGGTGAAGAGCGCGGGCAGCACTTCGTGTGCCTGGCGGTGCATGAAGTCGACGTCCCAGATCTCGTCGTCGGCGCGCGGGGTGGAGCGGCCGTAGCCGGGGCGCGAGAAGACAAGGCCGCGTGCGTTGGCGGCTTCGCAGATTTGCGCCGGGAAGTCCTTCCACATGGCGATGGAGCCGAGGCCTTCGTGGAGGAAGACGATGAGTGGGGCGTTGGTACGCTCGGGAGCGATCCATGCGCACTCGATCTGCACGGGGCGGTTGCGCCAGGTGATGGTGGCGAATTCCGGCGTGCCGTCGCTGCGGGCGCTGGCGCTCATGGGTTTTGCCCCCTCTCCCTCTGGGAGAGGGTTGGGGTGAGGGCCAGCGGCGTTGGCGAAGGCTGTGCTCGTGCGAAGGCCGATGCCCTCGCCCTAGCCCTCTCCCAGAGGGAGAGGGGACAAGAGGGAAAGCTCATGCCTGCTTCTCCCGCTCGCGCAGACGGAAGCGCTGGATCTTCCCCGTCGCCGTCTTCGGTAACTCGCTCACGAATTCGAGGAAGCGCGGGTACTTGTACGGCGCCAACCGCTCCTTCACAAAGGCCTTCAGCTCTTCCTCCGTGACCGCACCGCCATCCTTCAGCACCACAAACGCCTTGGTCTTCGTCAACCCTTCCGCATCTTCCTTGCCGATCACCGCAGCTTCCAGCACGGCCGGATGCTGCATCAGCGTTGCCTCGACCTCGAACGGTGATACGTAGATGCCGCTGACTTTCAACATGTCGTCGCTGCGGCCGGCATAGGTGAAGTACCCGTCCGCATCGCGCGTGTACTTGTCGCCGCTCTTGGTCCAGCCGCCCTGGAAGGTCTCGCGCGACTTCTCGCGGTTGGTCCAGTACATCAGCGCCGCGCTGGGGCCGCGGATGTAGAGGTCGCCGACTTCGCCATCGGGCACCGGACGGCCGTCTTCGCCGCGCAGCTCGACCTCGTAGCCGTCCACCGGCTTGCCGGTGGTGCCGTAGCGGATGTCGCCGGGGCGGTTGGAGATGAAGATGTGCAGCATCTCGGTCGAGCCGATGCCATCGATGATCTCGCAGCCGAATTGCGCCTTGAAGCGCTGCGCGATCTCGCCGGGCAGCGCCTCGCCGGCCGACGAGCACATGCGCAGCGCCACCGCATCGCGCGATGGCAGCCGGGGCGACGCAAGCATGCCCGCGAAGCCGGTCGGCGCGCCGAAGAAGACGGTGGGCTTGTGCTCGACCCAGCGACGGAAGGTGGCATCGGGTGTGGGCCGCTCGGCCATCAGCACCACGGTCGCGCCCACCGACAGCGGGAAGGTCAGCGCATTGCCCAGGCCATACGCGAAGTACATCTTGGCGGCCGAGAAGCACACGTCGTCTTCGGTCAGCGCCAGCACCGGCTTGCCATACAGCTCGGCCGTCCACCACAGGTTGGCGTGCGTGTGGACCGTGCCCTTGGGCTTGCCGGTGGAGCCGGAGGAATACAGCCAGAAGCCCGGGTCGTCGGAGGCGGTGGTCACCGGTGCGGCCAGCGGCTCGGCGGCGGCGAGCGCAGCCTCGAAGTCCTTGGCGCCCTCGGGCAGCGGGCCGGTCGGTTGCGACACGATCAGCGTGTGCACTTCATGGCCGCCGCGCGCCATCGCGTCCTGCAGCGTCGGCAGTAGCGCGCCCGACACCAGCACGGCCTGCGCGCGGCTGTGGTCGAGCATGTAGGCGTAGTCGTCGGGCGTGAGCAGCGTGTTGACGGCCACCGGCACGATGCCGGCGTAGAGGCAGCCGAGAAAGCTAACCGGCCAGTCGCTGCTGTCCAACATCAGCAGCAGCACCCGTTCTTCGCGGCGCACGCCGGCTGCCTTCAGCGCAGCAGCGAGGCGGCGCGCGCGGTCTTGGAGCTGGCCGTAGCCCAGCGTGCCGCGATCGTCGATGTAGGCGGTGCGTTCGGGGCGGCCGCGGTTGAGGGCGAACAGGTGTTCGGCGAAGTTGAATCGTGCGGGCAGGGTCATGGTCTTGTCTTCTTCGGCCGTGTCTTTGTTTGTTCTAGAGGCCGAGCGCGGCGAGCACGCCGGGGCTGGCCTGCACGGCGCTGCGCCGGTGATAGAAGTCCAGCGCGCGCAGGCCGCCGAGTTCGGCGCCGCCGCCCGCGCGGCCAGGGCCGCCGTGCATCGACATCGGCATCACGTTGCCGTGTCCGGTGTGGGCCTGCGCCACCTCGGGAGAAACCACATGCACGCGGCCGTGGCTTGGCGCGACGGCGAGCGCGGCCTGGGCCAGCGCCGCATCGTCGCTGCCATAAAGAGAGGTGACGAGCGAACCCTGGCCGCGATGCGCCAGCGCGATGCCGTGCGCGAGATCGCGGTACGGCAGCAGCGTGGCGACCGGGCCGAACACTTCCACGTCATGCACGCGCTGCGCCGCATCGGCATCGCGCGCGCCCAGCAGCACCGGGCCGATGCAGGCGGCCACCTTGGGGTCGGCGTCGATCAATGGCTTGTTGCGGCTGTCGTGCAGCACGGTGGTTTGCGTGGCCAGCGCGTCGAGGCCGTCGCGCACCGCGTTCAGTTGCGCACGGCTCACCAGCGAACCCATGCGCACGTTCTCGTTGCGCGGGTTGCCGACGGTGATGCCCGCAAGCTTGGCGCCAATGGCTTCGGCAGCTGCGTCGTACACCTCGGCCGGTACCAGGATGCGGCGGATGGCGGTGCATTTCTGGCCCGACTTGACCGTCATCTCTCGCACCACTTCGCGCACGAGCAGGTTGAAGGCCTCGCTGCCGGGCGCGGCGCCGGGCAGCAGCAGGGCGCTGTTGAGGCTGTCGGCCTCGATGTTCACGCGCACCGAGCGCTGGGCCACGGCGGCGTGCGAGCGGATCACCGCGGCTGTTTCGGCCGAGCCGGTGAACGAGACCACGTCGAAGGGCTGCAACGCATCCATCAATCCGGCCGAGCTGCCGCAAATGACGGAGAGCGCGCCGGCAGGCAGCACGCCCGCATCGACCACGTCCTTGACCATGCGCTGCGTGAGCCAGGCGGTGGCCGTGGCGGGCTTCACGATCACCGGCACGCCCGAGAGCAATGCGGGGGCGGCCTTTTCCCACAGGCCCCACGAGGGGAAGTTGAAGGCGTTGATGAACAGCGCCACGCCGTGCGTCGGCACCTGCAGGTGCTGCGACTGGAACACGGGCTCCTTGCCGAGCTTGACCGCGTCGCCATCGCGCAGCGCGTGCACGTCGCCGAGCGCATCGCCCCACTTCGCGTACTGGCCCAGCGTGAAGATCGCGCCGTCGATGTCGACGGCCGAGTCGTTCTTCACGGTGCCGGAGTTGGCGGTGGCGATCTCGTAATACGCATCGCGATTCGTCTGCAGCACTTTCACGATGGCGCCGAGCAGGCCGGCGCGTTGGCGGTAGGTAAGGGCGCGCAGCGCGCCGCCACCCTGTTCGCGCGCAAAGGCAAAGGCGGCGGGCAGATCGAGGCCGGTGGCGTCGACGCGCACGAGTTCGGTGCCGAGCACCGGATCGAACAGGGGCGTGCCGGCGCCCGATCCGCTTTGCCAGAGGCCGGCGACGTGGTTGGCGAGGCGTTCGATGGTCATGGAGTGAACTTGATCTGCCCTTCAGGCAGGAGATAGAGAACGAGCGCGCGGCCGTGCGCCACGGTCGGGCGATGCGCGGTACCGGGCCCGTAGACGCACCAGCCCGCGGGCCGGCTGTCGAACGTGGCGTCCGGGCTGTCGTCGAGCGGCATGATCAGGTCGATCTCGCCATTCGGATGCGTGTGGTGCGGGCCTGCGATGTCCTGCATGTCGACCACGTCGACCGAGAAGCGGTGCAGCGCGTCTTCGGCCTTGAAGACCCGGCCGTACTTGATGCCGCCGCCTTCGCGCTCACAGAGCCAGCCTTCGGCCACGCCGCCGATGCAGGCCTGGCGCAATTGCTCGAAGCGCGCGCTGCCAGCGCCGTGGGTGACGTTGAGCCACTGGTCGAGCGCGCCGTCCAGCGGCTTGCCGGCGATCTCGGCGGTCAGGCCGGCCATCAGCTGGTGAAATGCGGGCTTGCCGTTCGTGGCGGCGGTGGGGCTGCTGCTGTCGGACATCGTGGCGGGCTTCTTGGTGGAGGCTGGCTGGGCGAACATCCAGGGCCGTGCGAAGGGCCATGAACTTATGAACTACCTTGCAGGATCTCTGCGCGTGCAGTATCTTGCTTGTGGTCGAACAATAAGCAGCGAGACAATCAGTGTCAAGCAATATAGTGCATCTATGGTGTTTACCCTGAGCGCGCACAATCCCGGCGAAGAACGAGGAATTGCATGAATGAGCATGTAGACGCGGTGCTGGCCACCGCGCCAGAAAACGGCAACGGCAGCAACGCTGGCGCTGCCGCACCGGCCGGGGAGGCCCGCAATCCGCTGCTTGCGGCGCTGGGCGATCGCGTGCGCAACCTGCGCGCGCAGCGAGGCCTCACGCGCAAGGCGGTGGCCATTGCAGCCGACGTGTCGGAGCGGCACCTGGCCAACCTCGAGTACGGCATCGGCAACGCCTCCATCCTGGTGCTGCAGCAGGTGGCCGGCGCGCTGCATTGCTCGCTGGCCGAGCTGGTGGGCGACATCACGACCAGTTCGCCCGAGTGGCTGCTGATTCGTGAGCTGCTTGAGAACCGCAGCGAGACCGACCTGCGCCGCGTGCGCGTGGCGCTGGGTGAACTGCTGGGCACGGCCTCGGTCGATCCGGCGCGGCACCGCCGCATCGCGCTCGTGGGGTTGCGTGGCGCGGGCAAGTCGACGCTGGGGCAGATGCTGGCCGAGGACCTCGAACTGCCGTTCATCGAACTGAGCCGCGAGATCGAGAAGCTCGCCGGTTGCAGCGTTCGCGAGATTCACGACCTGTATGGCACCAACGCCTATCGCCGTTACGAGCGCCGCGCGCTCGAAGAAGCCGTGCAGATCTACAGCGAGGTGGTGATCGCCACGCCCGGCGGCATCGTCTCCGACCCGGCCACCTTCAACGAGCTGCTGGCCCACTGCACAACCGTGTGGCTGCAGGCCGCGCCCGAAGAGCACATGGGCCGGGTGGCCGCGCAGGGCGACACGCGTCCGATGGCGGCCAGCAAAGAGGCGATGGAAGACCTGCGTCGCATCCTGAATGGGCGGGCCGCCTTCTATTCAAAAGCCGATCTGTCGGTGGACACGAGCGGCAGGACGCTGGCGCAGAGCTTCCAGGCGTTGCGCGCTGCTACTCGCCAATCGATGGGTCTTCTCGACGGCTGAGTTTTTTGCGGCTCGGGGTTGAAGTCCTTCAGGGCGTCGCTCGCGCCGACACGGTGCTCTTTTTCGCGAATGTCCCCCGCTTCGCTCCTCCTTTATTTCGCGAAAAAGAGCCCCGTATCGGCGCGAGCGTTGGACAGAGCGGTCGTTGATCAGCGGTACACCAGCAGCGTGCCCATGTGCGAATGACACCAGGTGCTCCCCGCAGCGAAATAAAGGAGGAGCGAAGCGGGGGACATTCGCGGAGGGGAGCACCTGGTGCCATTCGCACTCGCCCTGAATGACCCCGCACCAAACAGCAGCCAGCGTCCAGACCTGAAAAAAAGCGCTACAGGCATTGACTTGCCTGTTTGCATGCAGCATGATGCATGTCATCGGAGCAAGAAAGTGCATTATCTTTCCTGTTCACGGTTTCCGAACACAGCCCCACAGGAGACTTCCGCATGACAGACACCACCACGCTCCAGGCGCCCCCGCGCGTCGACTACCGCACTGAACCCGGCCAATACCGCCACTGGTCCCTGAGCTTCGACGGCGCCATCGCACGCCTCGTGCTCGACATCGCGGAAGACGGCGGCATTCGCCCCGGCTACAAGCTCAAGCTCAACAGCTACGACCTGGGCGTGGACATCGAACTGAACGACGCGCTCAACCGCGTGCGCTTCGAGCACCCCGAAGTGCGCAGCGTGATCGTCACCAGCGGCAAAGACCGCATCTTCTGTTCGGGCGCCAACATCTTCATGCTCGGCGTCTCCGGCCACGCCTGGAAGGTCAACTTCTGCAAGTTCACCAACGAAACCCGCAACGGCATTGAAGACACGTCCAAATACTCGGGCCTGAAGTTCCTCGCGGCCGTGAACGGCGCCTGCGCCGGCGGCGGCTACGAACTGGCGCTGGCCTGCGACGAGATCCTGCTGGTGGACGACCGCTCCTCCGCCGTCTCGCTGCCCGAAGTGCCACTGCTCGGCGTGCTGCCCGGCACCGGCGGCCTGACCCGCGTGACCGACAAGCGCCACGTGCGCCATGACCTCGCCGACATCTTCTGCACCAGCGTCGAAGGCGTGCGCGGCCAGCGCGCGGTTGACTGGCGCCTGGTCGATGCGGTGGCCAAGCCCGCGCAGTTCGCCGCCGCCGTGCAGGACCGTGCCTCGCAACTGGCCGCCGGCAGCGACCGCCCGGCCAACGGCAAGGGCGTGGCCCTGACCCGCCTCGAACGCACCGACAGCGCCGATGGCATCAGCTATCCGCATGTCGATATTCAGATCGACCGCAGCAAGCGCACCGCCACGATCACCGTCAAGGCGCCGACCGGCACGCAGCCCGCAGACATTGCCGCCATCGAAGCCGCCGGCGCCGCATGGTGGCCGCTCGCGATGTGCCGCGAACTCGACGACGCGATCCTCAACCTGCGCACCAACGAACTCGACGTCGGCACCTGGCTGCTCAAGACCGAAGGCGATGCGGCCGCAGTGCTCGCATCCGACGCCGTGATGTTCGCCAACAAAGACCACTGGCTGGTGCGCGAAACCATCGGCGCGCTGCGCCGCACGCTGGCGCGCCTGGATGTGTCGTCGCGCAGCCTGTTCGCGCTGGTCGAAGCGGGTTCGTGCTTTGCCGGCACGCTGGCCGAGCTGGCCTTCGCCGCCGACCGCACGTACATGCTCGCGCTGCCTGATGACGCCGACCGCGCACCCAAGCTCACGCTCAACGAATTCAACTTCGGCTTCTTTCCGATGGTGAACGACCAGAGCCGCCTGCAGCGCCGCTTCTATGAAGAAGCCGCGCCGCTCGAAGCCGCCCGCGCCGCAGCCGGCAAGCCGCTCGACGCCGATGAGGCGCTGAAGCTCGGCCTTGTCACAGCCGCACCGGACGACATCGACTGGGGCGACGAGATCCGCATCGCCATCGAAGAGCGCGCCGCCATGTCGCCCGACGCGCTCACCGGGCTCGAAGCCAACCTGCGCTTCGCCAGCAAGGAGAACATGGCCACCCGCATCTTCGGCCGGCTCACCGCCTGGCAGAACTGGATCTTCAACCGCCCCAACGCCGTCGGCGAAAAGGGCGCGCTCAAGGTCTACGGCACCGGCCAGAAAGCCGGCTTCGACATGAACCGCGTTTGAGCCAACAGTCCGCACAACCCAAGGAACAGCGATGAGCACGATCAACTACGGCGAGAAGATCCCCAACAACGTCAACCTCGGCGAAGACCGCACGCTGCAGCGCGCGCTCGAAGGCTGGCAGCCCAACTTCATCAACTGGTGGGACGACGTGGGCCCCGAAGGCTCGACCAACCACGACGTGTACCTGCGCACCGCAGTGAGCGTCGACCCACAAGGCTGGGCGCAGTTCGGCCACGTGAAGATGCGCGACTACCGCTGGGGCATCTTCCTGAACCCGGGCGATGCCAACCGCGAGATTCACTTCGGCGACCACAAGGGCGAGAAGGCCTGGCAGGACGTGCCCGGCGAACACCGCGCCAACCTGCGCCGCATCATCGTGACGCAGGGCGACACCGAGCCCGCATCGGTCGAGCAGCAACGCCACCTGGGCCTGACCGCGCCGTCGATGTACGACCTGCGCAACCTGTTCCAGATCAACGTGGAAGAAGGCCGCCACCTGTGGGCCATGGTCTACCTGCTGCAAAAGCACTTCGGCCGCGACGGCCGTGAAGAAGCCGACGCGCTGCTGCAGCGCACTTCGGGCGATGAGAACAACCCGCGCATCCTGGGTGCCTTCAACGAGAAGACGCCCGACTGGCTCGCGTTCTTCATGTTCACCTACTTCACCGACCGCGACGGCAAGTTCCAGCTCGCCGCACTGGCCGAAAGCGCGTTCGATCCGCTGGCGCGCACCACGAAGTTCATGCTGACCGAAGAGGCGCACCACATGTTCGTGGGCGAGAGCGGCGTGTCGCGTGTCATCGCGCGCACCGCGCAGGTGATGAACGAGCTGAAGACCGACGACGCGCAGAAGATCCGCGCGGCAGGCTGCATCGACCTGGGCACCATCCAGCGCTATCTGAACTTCCACTACAGCGTGACCATCGACCTGTTCGGCGCCGACCAGTCGAGCAATGCCGCCATCTTCTACAGCTCGGGCCTGAAGGGCCGTTACGAAGAAGGCAAGCGCACGGACGACCACATCCTCAAGGGCCAGACCTACAAGGTGCTCGAGGTGAAGGAGGGCCAGCTCGTCGAGAAAGACGTGCCGATGCTCAACGCGCTCAACGAAGTGCTGCGCGACGACTTCATCAAGGACTCGGTGGCCGGCGTCGGCCGCTGGAACAAGGTGCTGGAAAAGGCCGGCATCCCCACCCGCCTGGTGGTTCCGCACAAGGCCTTCAACCGCCAGATCGGCGCGCTCGCCGGCATCAAGATGTCGCCCGAAGGCCGTGTGGTGAACGAGATCGAATGGGCCGCCAAGCGCGATGAATGGCTGCCGAGTTCCGAAGACTTCGCTTTCGTGGCATCGTTGATGGGCCGCGTGGTGGAACCGGGCAAGTTCGCCGGCTGGATTTCGCCGCCGGTGATGGGCATCAATCGCCAGCCGGTC includes:
- a CDS encoding branched-chain amino acid ABC transporter permease, whose amino-acid sequence is MDFGTFLVQCLNSVQYGLLLFLVASGLTLIFGIMGVINLAHGSFYMIGAYMAFALAPLFGDQFLLMLVAGVVLAAIFGYLLEWAFFSYLYQRDHLQQVLMTYGLILVFEELRSILVGNDVHGVKVPAWLDGSFALGSVMSYPWYRLFASAACIVLAVGLYWVVNRTRLGMMIRAGASNRDMVRGLGIDVKRLYRIVFAAGVALAALAGMIAAPMSSVYPNMGASVLIICFVLVVIGGIGSITGALLASLLVGFVDTFGKVFFADLSGIGIYLLMAIVLIWKPEGLMGRRS
- a CDS encoding helix-turn-helix transcriptional regulator, whose product is MNEHVDAVLATAPENGNGSNAGAAAPAGEARNPLLAALGDRVRNLRAQRGLTRKAVAIAADVSERHLANLEYGIGNASILVLQQVAGALHCSLAELVGDITTSSPEWLLIRELLENRSETDLRRVRVALGELLGTASVDPARHRRIALVGLRGAGKSTLGQMLAEDLELPFIELSREIEKLAGCSVREIHDLYGTNAYRRYERRALEEAVQIYSEVVIATPGGIVSDPATFNELLAHCTTVWLQAAPEEHMGRVAAQGDTRPMAASKEAMEDLRRILNGRAAFYSKADLSVDTSGRTLAQSFQALRAATRQSMGLLDG
- a CDS encoding 3,4-dehydroadipyl-CoA semialdehyde dehydrogenase — encoded protein: MTIERLANHVAGLWQSGSGAGTPLFDPVLGTELVRVDATGLDLPAAFAFAREQGGGALRALTYRQRAGLLGAIVKVLQTNRDAYYEIATANSGTVKNDSAVDIDGAIFTLGQYAKWGDALGDVHALRDGDAVKLGKEPVFQSQHLQVPTHGVALFINAFNFPSWGLWEKAAPALLSGVPVIVKPATATAWLTQRMVKDVVDAGVLPAGALSVICGSSAGLMDALQPFDVVSFTGSAETAAVIRSHAAVAQRSVRVNIEADSLNSALLLPGAAPGSEAFNLLVREVVREMTVKSGQKCTAIRRILVPAEVYDAAAEAIGAKLAGITVGNPRNENVRMGSLVSRAQLNAVRDGLDALATQTTVLHDSRNKPLIDADPKVAACIGPVLLGARDADAAQRVHDVEVFGPVATLLPYRDLAHGIALAHRGQGSLVTSLYGSDDAALAQAALAVAPSHGRVHVVSPEVAQAHTGHGNVMPMSMHGGPGRAGGGAELGGLRALDFYHRRSAVQASPGVLAALGL
- a CDS encoding ABC transporter substrate-binding protein gives rise to the protein MTTLTPVRTARLALTAIAFAALATAAGAQGTAKLKVGLMLPYSGTYTALGVAIENGFKLYVDEQGGKLAGREIEYFKVDDESDPAKATDNVNKLIKRDNVDVIVGTVHSGVAMAMAKAAKESGTVLIVPNAGADAVTGPMCAPNIFRSSFSNWQPAYAMGEVAAKQQGKKKIMTITWKYAAGEESVNGFKEGFEKAGGKVDKQLTLPFPNVEFQALLTEIAAAKPDAVYAFFAGGGAVKFVKDYQAAGLNKTIPLYGPGFLTDGTLDAQGESAQGMLTTLHYADGLNTARDNAFRVGYAKAFKLQPDVYAVQGYDAAQMLGVGLNATKGDISKKAEFTSAIEKAKIDSPRGTFTMSKSHNPVQDIYLRKVEGKENKLVSIALKGLADPARGCRM
- a CDS encoding branched-chain amino acid ABC transporter permease is translated as MKKSAFLVPVACAVAIGVAGPLMGNYMSDFVVKIMILSIFALSLELLVGMTGLVSLGHAAFYGIGAYVTVLASGSEGGNFALLLPLAMGAAALYALFVGALSLRTRGVYFIMVTLAFAQMAFFVFHDTKVGGGSDGIYMYVRPAIGALDLENRTVLFYVVLASLVFTYGLLALIRRSRFGAALAGIRVNEQRMRAAGFAVYGYKLAAFVLAGALAGLAGFLLASRDGVVNPELMAWHNSGEVLLMVILGGLGHLRGAVIGAIAFTLLKEIFSTHAVMGPLADHWQLTLGIAIIVFVALLPKGLIGLVQRLSPKGAA
- a CDS encoding benzoate-CoA ligase family protein, coding for MTLPARFNFAEHLFALNRGRPERTAYIDDRGTLGYGQLQDRARRLAAALKAAGVRREERVLLLMLDSSDWPVSFLGCLYAGIVPVAVNTLLTPDDYAYMLDHSRAQAVLVSGALLPTLQDAMARGGHEVHTLIVSQPTGPLPEGAKDFEAALAAAEPLAAPVTTASDDPGFWLYSSGSTGKPKGTVHTHANLWWTAELYGKPVLALTEDDVCFSAAKMYFAYGLGNALTFPLSVGATVVLMAERPTPDATFRRWVEHKPTVFFGAPTGFAGMLASPRLPSRDAVALRMCSSAGEALPGEIAQRFKAQFGCEIIDGIGSTEMLHIFISNRPGDIRYGTTGKPVDGYEVELRGEDGRPVPDGEVGDLYIRGPSAALMYWTNREKSRETFQGGWTKSGDKYTRDADGYFTYAGRSDDMLKVSGIYVSPFEVEATLMQHPAVLEAAVIGKEDAEGLTKTKAFVVLKDGGAVTEEELKAFVKERLAPYKYPRFLEFVSELPKTATGKIQRFRLREREKQA
- a CDS encoding alpha/beta fold hydrolase, whose translation is MSASARSDGTPEFATITWRNRPVQIECAWIAPERTNAPLIVFLHEGLGSIAMWKDFPAQICEAANARGLVFSRPGYGRSTPRADDEIWDVDFMHRQAHEVLPALFTALKLGDEKPWLFGHSDGGSIALLYASRFPEKVEGLVVLAPHIFVEDKTVANIEIARTAYLSTDLPKKLARYHDSADSAFWGWNRIWLHPPFRHWNIEAELDTIRCPVLAVQGIDDEYGTLAQIRGIAARVSGTCELLEIPECGHSPHRDQPERVTVATASFITKNRRQTP
- a CDS encoding DUF4863 family protein, with the protein product MAGLTAEIAGKPLDGALDQWLNVTHGAGSARFEQLRQACIGGVAEGWLCEREGGGIKYGRVFKAEDALHRFSVDVVDMQDIAGPHHTHPNGEIDLIMPLDDSPDATFDSRPAGWCVYGPGTAHRPTVAHGRALVLYLLPEGQIKFTP